The DNA window TACATGCTTTCGGGCCGGGCACCCTCTGACGCTGCTACATTTGTAATATCCCCTgaaaataattataatgattTGATACAGGAATTGACTAACGGAAACCAATTGAACTCGAGTAGGGTACCAAATTTGAGATCTTGGGAACCCTAAACGAATGGAAAAAGTGGTGTCAAGAAATAAAATTACCTAGGATGAGGCGAACCCTTGATGGGCTTTTGACCGTATTTCCTCCAAGAGTAATCATCGGGTGGAATATCAGCCATCTTCATGCTTATAGCTGGAATCCTTACGACTCTTTTCAACTTTGATTTCCTTTTCATCAAAGTAAATAAATGGTTAGTTGATTTTACATATAGACAAATTTATTTTACGTTTCCTAAGATTTGACTTTGAGCTTACTTTTTCTTGGGACAGTGGCAACGACTGCCAGTCGACCCGGCGCCACACTTGCCGTTGGAATCGTCCATGGAGCTGCACTTCCGTTTAAAAGACGAAGTCGAGAGCGGCGGACGGCCGCCAGAGGAAACCTGCGACAGATTTGTGATTTGAAATCCCGAAGACATCGAAGGCTGTAAGCTGTCGGTGTCTCCGGTCAACGAAGACATAAAAGAAGTCACCGTCGAGGCGAAGTTAATGGTGGTTGAAGTCTCTTTTCTCTCGAAAGAACCATTCCTCACCAGATTCTGGTAGTGATTCGGCAGCGGAAGAGGCGGAAGCCTCTGAACAGGAGTAGGGCAGTAAATTTTCGCGCTCGAAGCATTATCCACCGCCTTTCGAGCTTGGGACGATGGAGCAACCGAATCCAGAACCGGCTCCATCTTCTTGTTATCGGGAACTGGACCTCGGCGGAATCTGGCATGGCCGGTTCTGGTCCGATCGAGTACAGTGATAAATTTCTTAAATTTGTTGA is part of the Primulina tabacum isolate GXHZ01 chromosome 18, ASM2559414v2, whole genome shotgun sequence genome and encodes:
- the LOC142533496 gene encoding LOW QUALITY PROTEIN: putative WRKY transcription factor 7 (The sequence of the model RefSeq protein was modified relative to this genomic sequence to represent the inferred CDS: deleted 1 base in 1 codon), with protein sequence MAVDLMPGFSFTAKMEENAAREATAAGLQSVDKLMRILANSKNFRTGPISSVDCRAVADVAVNKFKKFITVLDRTRTGHARFRRGPVPDNKKMEPVLDSVAPSSQARKAVDNASSAKIYCPTPVQRLPPLPLPNHYQNLVRNGSFERKETSTTINFASTVTSFMSSLTGDTDSLQPSMSSGFQITNLSQVSSGGRPPLSTSSFKRKCSSMDDSNGKCGAGSTGSRCHCPKKKKSKLKRVVRIPAISMKMADIPPDDYSWRKYGQKPIKGSPHPRGYYKCSSVRGCPARKHVERAFDDPTMLIVTYEGEHNHAHSTTEAPALVLESS